One window of the Oncorhynchus mykiss isolate Arlee chromosome 5, USDA_OmykA_1.1, whole genome shotgun sequence genome contains the following:
- the LOC110523800 gene encoding fibroblast growth factor 10 — protein MCIWTVTKGAAAWSCIRLSILSVLLVLLLCPLPSTCHPIAPGVATRSVARLSRAANASSDTVVGRHVRSYNHLQGDVRKRKLYSYQKFFLRIDKNGKVNGTKNKDDLYSVLEIKSVDVGIVAIKGLSSNFYLAISKKGELYGARDFGVDCRLTERIEENRYNTYASAEWRNKKKPMFVGLSANGKPMRGKKTRRKNTATHFLPIVV, from the exons ATGTGCATATGGACAGTGACTAAGGGTGCCGCCGCCTGGTCCTGCATTCGTCTGTCCATCCTCTCAGTGCTGCTCGTCCTGCTGCTCTGTCCACTGCCCTCCACGTGTCATCCGATTGCGCCTGGGGTCGCCACTCGCTCCGTGGCGCGCTTGTCCAGGGCTGCCAACGCCTCTTCAGACACTGTTGTGGGGCGGCATGTGCGCAGCTATAACCATCTCCAAGGAGACGTGCGCAAGAGGAAACTCTACTCCTATCAGAAGTTCTTTCTCAGGATTGATAAAAATGGGAAAGTCAATGGCACCAAGAACAAAGACGATCTCTACA GTGTGCTGGAGATCAAGTCAGTGGATGTTGGGATCGTGGCCATCAAGGGGCTCAGCAGTAACTTTTACCTGGCAATCAGCAAGAAAGGAGAGCTTTATGGCGCG AGGGACTTTGGTGTTGACTGTCGGTTGACCGAACGGATTGAGGAGAACAGGTACAACACCTATGCCTCAGCAGAGTGGCGGAACAAGAAGAAGCCCATGTTCGTGGGGCTGAGCGCCAACGGCAAGCCTATGAGGGGCAAGAAAACACGAAGGAAAAACACTGCCACCCACTTCCTGCCCATAGTGGTGTAG